In Virgibacillus sp. NKC19-16, a single genomic region encodes these proteins:
- a CDS encoding response regulator transcription factor — MAHFKIDNEMIDSEHLPSFSLTIEDSHATSIYSDTDMQAELVKVLRNNGRIPIFDLQDGLYERLTVEENIIFYQKWFGCKIPIPEILVLFELQTCAKIPLYKCSESEVRRVHFARYYMSGGYPMVFLEPIQGVDIKTTNTFINMIEKIKDSSIPVLVLVSNMEHALLLGEVAYKLQEKGIQQIEVDEAEEVANTDSPAPPATSNLFKIPAKIDDKMILFDPPEIDYIESQDGKAMIVINDQSYAMESTLGEMEKKLGVYGFYRCHRSYIVNLQKVREIITWSKNTYSLRIDNKSQSTIPLSRAKIQDIQEKFSL; from the coding sequence ATGGCACATTTTAAAATAGACAATGAAATGATAGATAGTGAACATCTCCCATCATTTTCCCTTACCATTGAAGATTCCCATGCAACGTCCATTTACAGTGATACGGACATGCAGGCTGAACTGGTCAAGGTCCTCCGAAATAACGGCAGGATTCCCATTTTTGACCTGCAGGATGGTTTATATGAACGCCTGACAGTGGAAGAGAATATCATCTTTTATCAAAAATGGTTCGGCTGCAAAATACCTATTCCCGAAATTCTCGTATTGTTTGAATTGCAGACTTGTGCGAAGATCCCGCTTTATAAATGCTCTGAATCTGAAGTCCGCCGGGTCCACTTTGCCAGGTATTATATGAGCGGCGGCTATCCAATGGTCTTCCTTGAGCCCATTCAAGGCGTTGATATCAAAACAACCAATACGTTTATTAATATGATTGAAAAGATCAAAGATAGTTCCATCCCGGTGCTTGTTTTGGTATCCAATATGGAACATGCGCTGTTACTTGGAGAGGTGGCATACAAACTGCAGGAAAAAGGCATCCAACAAATTGAAGTCGATGAGGCGGAGGAAGTAGCGAATACGGACAGTCCTGCCCCACCGGCGACCTCAAATTTGTTCAAGATTCCGGCGAAAATAGATGATAAAATGATTTTATTCGATCCTCCGGAAATTGACTATATCGAGAGTCAAGACGGAAAGGCTATGATTGTCATCAATGATCAATCCTATGCGATGGAGTCCACACTCGGAGAAATGGAAAAGAAATTGGGGGTTTATGGATTTTATCGCTGCCACAGGTCCTATATTGTGAATTTGCAAAAGGTACGTGAAATTATTACATGGTCAAAAAATACATATTCACTCCGGATTGACAACAAATCACAATCGACCATCCCACTGTCACGGGCCAAAATTCAGGATATTCAGGAGAAATTCAGCCTGTAA
- a CDS encoding SDR family oxidoreductase has protein sequence MNVLILGANGQIARYAIDLFLKDTNAKLTLYLRKADRLKRYKSDNVDVIEGDVLDYETLKQAMAGQDIVYANLDGRMDEHAENIVKAMKETNVKRLIFVGAYAIYDEVPGEFGRWNKQVIGAFLGPYRMAADIIEDSDVDYTFIRPPWLINDNEIEYETTDKSELFQGTVVSRKSVASLVVDIAENPELYLRKNIGINKPGSVPRDVKGFT, from the coding sequence ATGAATGTTTTAATCCTTGGAGCAAATGGCCAAATAGCACGATACGCTATTGATTTATTTTTAAAAGATACGAATGCGAAGTTAACCTTATATCTTCGTAAAGCTGATAGATTAAAAAGGTACAAATCTGACAACGTTGACGTTATTGAAGGAGATGTACTGGATTATGAAACGTTAAAACAAGCGATGGCAGGACAAGATATTGTATACGCAAACTTAGACGGAAGAATGGACGAGCATGCTGAAAACATTGTCAAAGCAATGAAAGAAACGAATGTTAAGCGCCTAATATTTGTTGGAGCTTATGCTATTTATGATGAAGTTCCTGGTGAATTTGGCAGGTGGAATAAGCAAGTAATTGGGGCGTTTTTAGGACCTTATCGCATGGCGGCTGATATAATTGAAGACTCGGATGTAGATTACACATTCATAAGGCCGCCTTGGTTAATAAATGACAATGAAATTGAGTATGAAACGACAGATAAAAGCGAACTTTTTCAAGGGACTGTGGTTTCAAGAAAAAGTGTTGCATCTTTAGTGGTAGATATCGCAGAAAATCCTGAACTTTATTTGAGAAAAAACATTGGTATCAATAAACCTGGTTCTGTCCCTCGCGACGTTAAAGGGTTTACGTAG
- a CDS encoding 4a-hydroxytetrahydrobiopterin dehydratase — protein MALNEKQIQANLNQVPGWEYTDGYLTKTYKLADFKASLAFVNNVGELAEEANHHPDIVIQYNKVNLSLRSHDEDGITNKDFGLAEKVENL, from the coding sequence ATGGCACTAAATGAAAAGCAAATACAAGCAAATCTTAACCAGGTACCCGGTTGGGAGTACACGGATGGTTACCTGACAAAAACGTATAAACTTGCTGATTTTAAAGCATCACTGGCTTTTGTAAACAACGTGGGTGAGTTGGCAGAGGAAGCTAACCACCACCCTGATATTGTTATCCAGTACAATAAGGTGAATTTGTCACTTCGATCGCACGATGAAGACGGCATTACCAACAAGGATTTCGGGCTTGCAGAGAAGGTTGAGAATCTATAG
- a CDS encoding glycerophosphodiester phosphodiesterase — MLKKTVWFASAIVGVLIVMYNYVGREPEPPIVNEPKIIAHRGANDRFNESTITAYEIAANDGADSLEIDLRMTEDQTLVAMHDENIDRTTNGLGEVSDYSLEELKEFQTVEVFGNERATERVPTLREIIETFTDSQHYYIETRLEDGELVMEEALIGLLNEYDLIAKELVTIQSFSQQSLEKVHELAPDIPLTLLYSKGNFDLSEAKSVDYPIIGIESSDVNMKNVNALHRQGKEVHVYFNDEATQKEEQERVKALHVDGFFTDDIEYTKELLDRK; from the coding sequence TTGCTTAAAAAAACAGTGTGGTTTGCAAGTGCTATCGTTGGTGTTTTAATCGTGATGTATAATTACGTAGGTCGTGAACCGGAGCCTCCTATCGTGAATGAGCCAAAAATCATTGCCCATCGGGGTGCGAATGATCGGTTCAATGAAAGCACGATCACTGCCTATGAAATTGCGGCAAATGATGGTGCTGATTCACTTGAAATAGATTTACGGATGACAGAGGATCAAACGCTTGTAGCCATGCATGATGAAAACATTGATCGTACAACGAATGGATTGGGAGAAGTGTCGGATTATTCGCTGGAAGAGCTAAAGGAATTTCAAACAGTTGAGGTATTTGGTAATGAAAGAGCAACGGAGCGGGTTCCCACCTTAAGGGAAATCATAGAAACATTTACCGACTCGCAGCATTATTATATTGAAACAAGACTTGAGGATGGGGAGCTAGTAATGGAAGAAGCCTTAATCGGGTTGCTGAATGAATATGATCTAATAGCTAAGGAATTAGTGACCATTCAGTCCTTCTCACAACAAAGTCTGGAAAAAGTGCATGAACTTGCACCTGATATTCCATTAACGCTTCTTTATAGTAAAGGGAACTTTGACCTGAGTGAGGCTAAATCAGTTGACTATCCTATTATCGGCATCGAATCATCAGATGTAAACATGAAAAATGTGAACGCACTGCATCGCCAGGGAAAAGAAGTACATGTTTATTTCAATGATGAAGCAACACAAAAAGAAGAACAGGAAAGAGTCAAAGCGTTACATGTAGATGGATTTTTTACGGATGACATTGAGTATACAAAGGAATTGCTGGATAGAAAGTGA
- a CDS encoding glycerophosphodiester phosphodiesterase, translating into MTETKIYGHRGCMGSFPENTLLGFRKAIDQGVDGLEIDVHMTSDGEIVVIHDETLDRTTDGEGYVKNLSLAEIKQYSAGSRFNHFQYYEDAWQLEQVPTLQEVLEAIAPYDIELNIELKTYIIDYAGMEQKVLNLVKKYGNGKKVIYSSFYLPSLLYMKKIDPSVEMAWLLDQQLPRPLDYMQALGLEALHVSGDIVLAAPHLMKDVYKNLRVWTVNSSNELKQHLDLNVKAIITDFPEKAVFFRSERRAFA; encoded by the coding sequence ATGACAGAGACGAAGATTTATGGGCACCGCGGCTGCATGGGGAGTTTTCCGGAAAATACCTTGCTTGGCTTCCGGAAGGCGATTGATCAGGGTGTGGATGGCTTGGAGATAGATGTACATATGACAAGTGATGGTGAAATTGTCGTCATCCATGATGAAACACTGGACAGAACAACAGATGGAGAAGGATATGTGAAGAATCTTTCTTTAGCGGAGATAAAGCAGTACAGTGCGGGTTCTCGTTTTAATCATTTTCAGTATTACGAAGATGCATGGCAGTTAGAGCAGGTACCCACATTGCAGGAAGTACTGGAGGCAATTGCGCCTTATGACATTGAACTAAACATTGAATTAAAGACATATATAATTGATTATGCAGGCATGGAACAGAAAGTACTGAATCTCGTCAAGAAATATGGGAACGGCAAAAAGGTGATCTACTCTTCCTTCTATTTGCCTTCACTACTGTACATGAAAAAAATTGATCCATCTGTAGAAATGGCCTGGCTGCTGGATCAACAGCTTCCGCGTCCCCTAGATTACATGCAAGCCCTGGGATTGGAAGCACTACATGTATCAGGAGACATCGTACTAGCTGCACCTCATCTTATGAAGGACGTTTACAAAAATCTGCGTGTATGGACAGTGAATAGCAGTAATGAACTAAAACAGCACTTAGATTTGAACGTCAAAGCGATAATAACTGATTTTCCGGAAAAAGCGGTTTTTTTCAGAAGTGAGCGGAGAGCATTTGCTTAA
- a CDS encoding ABC transporter substrate-binding protein: MKKLFVILALGLLLFVAGCGGEGEASEDASGSGTNVSTEENGSDESGGTQTVTFWHAMGGSGQEALDSIVEGFNNSQDDIQVNAEYQGSYDEALTKFHSVAGTDNAPTMMQVFEIGTMSMIESGNVVPIQEFIDADGYDMSGLEENIVNYYKIDDQFYSMPFNSSTPVMYYNKDAFEEAGLDPEAPPETFEEVEEASKTIMESNPDMSGFALQAYGWLYEELLANQGALYMNNDNGRTDTPTEIAFSEEEGKSIFEWVNRMVEEETFANYGTNGDNMAAGFLAGDVAMFLQSSANTKGMIESAPFEVGVGFLPHPEGKEREGVVIGGASLWMIDGKPEEEQQAAWEFMKYLQTPELQAEWHVGTGYFAVNPAAYEEQVVQDVYAESPQFQVTVDQLQATTPSYATQGAVMDMIPEGRTIIETALETVYNGGDVDESYNTMVEQLNTAIEQANAARGE, from the coding sequence ATGAAGAAATTATTTGTCATACTCGCACTTGGGCTTTTGTTATTTGTTGCAGGATGCGGTGGTGAAGGAGAAGCCTCAGAAGATGCATCAGGATCAGGAACGAATGTGTCAACAGAAGAAAATGGCTCAGACGAGAGCGGAGGGACACAAACGGTAACATTCTGGCATGCGATGGGAGGCTCTGGTCAGGAAGCATTGGATTCAATTGTGGAAGGATTCAATAATTCACAGGATGACATTCAAGTAAATGCTGAATATCAAGGCTCTTATGATGAAGCATTAACAAAGTTTCATAGTGTTGCTGGTACAGATAATGCACCAACGATGATGCAGGTTTTCGAAATTGGTACAATGTCCATGATCGAAAGCGGTAATGTCGTACCAATTCAGGAATTTATTGACGCGGACGGATATGACATGAGCGGTTTGGAAGAAAACATCGTAAACTATTATAAGATTGATGATCAGTTCTATTCTATGCCATTTAATTCATCTACTCCTGTTATGTATTATAATAAAGATGCATTTGAAGAAGCTGGACTGGATCCGGAAGCACCACCGGAAACGTTTGAAGAGGTTGAAGAAGCAAGTAAAACTATTATGGAGTCAAACCCGGATATGAGCGGTTTTGCATTGCAAGCCTACGGATGGCTATATGAAGAATTATTGGCTAATCAAGGCGCATTATACATGAACAATGATAATGGCCGTACAGATACACCAACGGAAATTGCATTTTCAGAAGAAGAAGGGAAATCTATCTTTGAATGGGTGAATCGTATGGTTGAAGAAGAAACATTTGCGAACTATGGTACGAACGGAGACAACATGGCTGCAGGCTTTCTAGCAGGTGATGTTGCTATGTTCTTACAATCCTCAGCCAATACAAAAGGGATGATCGAAAGTGCTCCTTTCGAAGTTGGTGTTGGCTTCCTTCCACATCCAGAAGGCAAAGAGCGTGAAGGCGTCGTTATTGGCGGTGCAAGCCTTTGGATGATTGATGGTAAACCAGAGGAAGAGCAACAAGCTGCATGGGAATTTATGAAATATTTGCAAACCCCTGAATTACAGGCTGAATGGCATGTTGGAACTGGTTATTTTGCGGTCAACCCAGCAGCATATGAAGAGCAAGTCGTTCAGGATGTGTATGCAGAATCACCTCAATTCCAAGTAACTGTAGACCAATTACAAGCAACAACACCATCTTATGCAACACAGGGTGCTGTCATGGATATGATACCGGAAGGACGTACAATTATCGAAACAGCACTTGAGACGGTATATAATGGCGGAGACGTGGATGAATCTTATAATACGATGGTGGAACAACTGAACACTGCAATTGAACAGGCGAATGCAGCCAGAGGAGAATAA
- a CDS encoding carbohydrate ABC transporter permease: MPISRKVIFYILLILAGIVVFAPTFMAFMMSFMTNADIMTASMPSTLTFDNYIKAFNQFPLLKYLFNSFVISIVIMIGQLILSSLAAYAFVFLEFKGRDFLFFCFIATMMIPFEASVIANFHTVRDLGWIDTYPGLTVPFFAMAFGTFLLRQNFKQIPKELKEASQIAGMGEFKFYLTVVLPVSRTSMLTLAVYGFLTSWNQYLWPLLTTTNDTVRTVQIGLKQLQTQEQLNDWGVIMAGAIIVVVPTLILLFFGQRKLQKGLTEGALK; this comes from the coding sequence ATGCCAATCAGCAGAAAAGTCATTTTCTATATATTGCTTATCCTAGCAGGCATTGTCGTGTTTGCCCCAACATTCATGGCTTTTATGATGAGCTTTATGACGAATGCGGATATCATGACGGCAAGTATGCCTTCTACGCTTACATTTGATAATTACATAAAAGCATTTAATCAATTTCCTTTATTAAAATATTTATTTAATAGCTTCGTTATATCCATTGTCATTATGATCGGGCAATTGATTTTATCCAGCTTGGCTGCTTATGCATTTGTATTTCTTGAATTTAAAGGGAGGGATTTCCTGTTTTTCTGTTTTATTGCAACCATGATGATTCCCTTTGAAGCATCAGTAATTGCCAACTTTCATACCGTCCGTGATTTGGGCTGGATAGATACATACCCGGGATTAACGGTGCCGTTCTTTGCAATGGCATTTGGTACATTTTTGCTGCGGCAGAATTTTAAACAAATACCAAAAGAACTAAAAGAAGCAAGTCAAATCGCCGGAATGGGTGAATTCAAATTCTATTTAACTGTTGTATTGCCGGTGTCGAGGACCAGTATGCTAACACTTGCGGTATACGGATTTTTAACCTCATGGAATCAGTATTTATGGCCGTTGCTTACAACAACAAATGATACAGTCCGGACAGTACAAATCGGGTTAAAACAATTACAAACACAGGAACAGTTAAATGATTGGGGGGTGATCATGGCAGGAGCGATTATCGTCGTTGTCCCTACATTAATCTTGTTGTTCTTTGGGCAAAGGAAGTTGCAAAAAGGATTAACAGAAGGTGCTCTAAAATAA
- a CDS encoding carbohydrate ABC transporter permease: protein MKNFVKGILFLLPSIILFTVFLFYPMIRTIYLSFFLTDSSGAPTVFAGWENYINLFTSPIFLQSLQSTLLFVLYTVPVTVIISLFLAVIANEKLRGIGIFRTMYSSTMGISVAAASVFWLYLFHPSIGFLNQIIGLLGFESIGWLTDPAWALIAVSITTIWMNVGFTFLILLGGLQSIDSHLYESADIDGAGYFYKLRRITIPMLSPTLFFVVTVTMINAFQTFGQIDILTQGGPQNETNLIVYSIYRDAFMNYQFGSASVQAVVLFIIILLMTIAQFKISERKVHYQ, encoded by the coding sequence ATGAAGAATTTTGTTAAAGGGATCCTGTTTCTACTGCCATCCATTATTTTATTTACAGTTTTTTTATTCTACCCCATGATTCGCACAATCTATTTAAGTTTTTTTCTAACGGATTCGAGCGGTGCACCAACTGTGTTTGCCGGATGGGAAAACTATATCAATCTTTTTACATCACCTATATTCCTGCAAAGCTTGCAGTCGACCTTATTATTTGTGCTGTATACAGTTCCGGTTACCGTTATTATCAGCTTATTTTTAGCCGTTATCGCAAATGAGAAGCTAAGAGGGATTGGGATCTTTCGCACCATGTACTCGTCGACAATGGGGATTTCCGTTGCAGCGGCATCTGTGTTTTGGTTGTATTTGTTTCACCCTTCCATTGGGTTCCTGAATCAAATCATAGGTCTACTTGGCTTTGAATCGATAGGCTGGTTGACGGATCCCGCTTGGGCACTGATTGCTGTTTCGATAACAACCATCTGGATGAATGTTGGGTTTACTTTTCTAATTTTATTAGGCGGCTTGCAGTCAATTGACAGTCATTTATATGAAAGTGCTGATATCGATGGGGCTGGATACTTTTATAAGCTTCGTCGTATTACAATTCCTATGTTGTCACCAACGCTGTTTTTTGTGGTTACAGTAACGATGATTAATGCCTTTCAAACATTTGGTCAAATTGACATTTTGACTCAAGGTGGGCCGCAGAATGAAACAAATTTAATCGTTTATTCGATTTACCGGGATGCTTTTATGAATTATCAATTCGGTTCAGCAAGTGTACAGGCAGTAGTCTTATTCATCATTATTTTGTTGATGACAATCGCACAGTTTAAAATCAGCGAAAGGAAGGTTCATTATCAATGA
- a CDS encoding ABC transporter ATP-binding protein: MQQIELIDISKSYDKQSKVLDEINLAIEKGEFFVLVGPSGSGKSTLLRMIAGLEEISGGVLKISERVVNHIPPKDRNLSMVFQNYALYPHLTVEQNILFGLRAKKVDKQEQQRKLKETADMMGLSEFLERKPKELSGGQRQRVALARSVVSEAPLCLMDEPLSNLDAKLRSHMRIEIKRLQKRLGMTMVYVTHDQVEAMTMGDRIMVLNEGKIQQVGEPITLYNEPANLFVASFIGSPKMNLGKAVFSKDRKQIILEDFMNINANTDTLKSIPRDKNLTVGIRAEHLQPGSSESTNHHLEVVNVEHLGNETSIAFDVGSELWTAKWPGQWSVQVGDIVGVHISIENVCFFDSDTGLLIKSASARQEQEVVAI; encoded by the coding sequence ATGCAGCAAATCGAACTGATTGATATTTCAAAGTCCTATGATAAGCAGAGCAAGGTCCTGGATGAAATCAATTTAGCCATTGAAAAGGGAGAATTCTTTGTTCTTGTTGGGCCTTCCGGTTCCGGAAAAAGTACGTTGCTTCGAATGATTGCAGGACTTGAGGAGATTTCAGGAGGGGTATTAAAAATAAGTGAACGGGTTGTGAATCATATCCCGCCAAAGGATAGAAATCTATCCATGGTCTTTCAAAATTATGCGTTATATCCGCATTTAACGGTAGAGCAAAATATTCTGTTCGGCTTACGCGCAAAGAAGGTTGATAAGCAGGAACAACAGCGAAAATTGAAAGAAACAGCGGATATGATGGGATTGAGTGAATTCCTGGAGCGCAAGCCGAAAGAACTTTCCGGTGGACAGCGGCAGCGTGTGGCACTGGCAAGATCTGTTGTAAGTGAAGCACCGCTTTGTTTGATGGATGAACCGCTTTCTAACCTCGACGCTAAACTGCGGTCACATATGCGAATTGAAATTAAACGGCTGCAAAAAAGGCTGGGGATGACTATGGTTTATGTCACACATGATCAGGTTGAAGCGATGACCATGGGCGACCGAATAATGGTTCTCAATGAAGGGAAAATTCAACAGGTTGGTGAACCAATTACGTTATATAATGAACCAGCCAATTTATTTGTTGCTTCTTTTATCGGATCTCCGAAGATGAATTTGGGAAAAGCTGTTTTTTCAAAAGACCGAAAGCAAATTATACTGGAAGATTTCATGAACATAAATGCAAATACGGATACATTAAAGAGCATACCGAGAGATAAAAATTTAACCGTTGGAATCAGAGCGGAGCATCTCCAGCCAGGAAGCAGTGAAAGTACGAACCATCACTTAGAAGTAGTGAATGTGGAACATTTGGGCAATGAAACATCGATTGCATTTGATGTTGGGTCTGAATTATGGACAGCAAAATGGCCGGGGCAATGGTCTGTTCAAGTAGGCGATATTGTGGGCGTACATATATCCATTGAAAATGTATGCTTCTTTGATTCAGATACAGGTTTATTGATCAAATCTGCATCAGCAAGGCAAGAACAAGAGGTAGTTGCGATATGA
- a CDS encoding IS110 family transposase, whose amino-acid sequence MDPVIGLDIAKGESQVQAFLQRKEAYKQSFKFKHDLQGLHDFYQFYQEVERVSGQPPAVIFESTGHYHEPVLQFLEEHGITYYLINPVVSSEAKKTSLRKVKTDKIDAFHLGELYYKEDLEVFQRKTEQYLNLRQLTRQHSALTNSYVDIKLQFQAVVDQIFPEYHGVFSDLYGNLSLNTLLQYPTSLDTQNVSQQALAMEMRQFGARRSYAWFLHKAAQLKDAAERNPFQHPVNQGQLISLRLYIQMLFQYQEHLSKLKKEIDTLAQSFEDYELTRSIPGIGEKIAATIISEIGGIGQFERPKQLAAYAGVDPAVFESGKYKAAINRITKRGSSRLRQALYTAVQCGLAKNRNKKLIVFYDRKRNEGKPHKVAMIACANKLIHWIHAMLKHQEVFVDQP is encoded by the coding sequence ATGGACCCTGTTATCGGCCTGGATATCGCAAAAGGAGAAAGCCAGGTCCAAGCCTTTTTACAAAGGAAAGAGGCTTATAAACAAAGCTTTAAATTTAAACACGATTTACAAGGACTTCATGATTTTTATCAGTTTTATCAGGAAGTGGAACGGGTTTCTGGCCAACCTCCGGCTGTCATCTTTGAATCCACGGGGCACTATCATGAGCCTGTGCTCCAATTTCTTGAAGAGCATGGCATAACATATTATTTGATTAACCCAGTGGTTTCCTCTGAAGCCAAAAAAACCAGTTTGCGCAAAGTAAAAACGGACAAAATCGATGCATTCCATCTGGGTGAGCTTTACTATAAAGAAGATTTGGAAGTTTTTCAGAGGAAAACCGAGCAATACTTGAATCTGCGTCAATTAACCAGGCAGCACAGCGCTTTAACGAATAGTTATGTTGATATCAAGCTTCAGTTTCAGGCTGTTGTGGATCAGATTTTCCCAGAATATCATGGTGTTTTTAGTGACCTTTATGGCAACCTCTCGTTGAACACCTTACTGCAGTATCCGACTTCTTTGGATACTCAAAACGTTTCTCAACAGGCTTTGGCCATGGAGATGCGTCAATTTGGGGCAAGGCGTTCCTATGCATGGTTTTTGCATAAAGCAGCTCAATTAAAAGATGCCGCAGAACGTAATCCCTTTCAACATCCTGTTAATCAAGGTCAGCTTATCAGCTTGCGACTGTATATCCAGATGCTTTTTCAATACCAAGAGCACCTATCCAAGTTAAAAAAGGAGATAGATACACTGGCTCAATCCTTTGAAGACTATGAATTGACTCGATCTATTCCCGGGATCGGGGAAAAGATTGCGGCAACAATCATCTCCGAAATTGGGGGAATTGGTCAGTTTGAACGGCCTAAGCAACTGGCTGCCTATGCTGGGGTAGACCCAGCAGTCTTCGAATCAGGTAAATATAAGGCTGCCATCAACCGCATCACGAAAAGGGGATCATCAAGATTACGTCAGGCCCTTTATACGGCTGTGCAATGCGGCCTGGCCAAAAATCGCAATAAAAAACTGATAGTCTTTTATGATCGCAAAAGAAACGAGGGCAAACCTCACAAGGTTGCTATGATTGCCTGTGCTAATAAACTCATTCACTGGATTCATGCCATGTTAAAACATCAAGAAGTCTTTGTAGATCAACCTTAA
- a CDS encoding DUF488 domain-containing protein, translated as MPVKIKRIYDKESTENDGVRVLVDRVWPRGISKEDAKLDHWMKEVGPSNDLRKWFGHDPDKYEEFKKKYKEELENGEQQEELEKLKEITKEHDKNVTLLFAAKDEEYNQARVLKEILDRQ; from the coding sequence ATGCCAGTAAAAATAAAAAGAATTTATGATAAAGAATCGACGGAGAATGATGGTGTTCGCGTATTAGTTGATCGTGTGTGGCCTAGAGGTATTTCAAAAGAGGATGCAAAACTGGATCATTGGATGAAAGAAGTCGGGCCGTCCAATGACCTGCGAAAATGGTTTGGTCATGATCCAGATAAATATGAGGAGTTTAAGAAAAAATACAAAGAAGAGCTTGAAAACGGCGAACAGCAGGAAGAATTGGAGAAACTTAAAGAAATTACAAAAGAACATGATAAAAACGTGACCTTGTTATTTGCCGCCAAGGATGAGGAGTATAATCAGGCGAGGGTGTTGAAAGAGATATTGGACAGGCAATAA
- a CDS encoding DUF3307 domain-containing protein — MAYFLLLCLGHFTADFLLEPDWMNTGKNLKATRIRALLLHVGIHLTTYVILVVPWLLWQKEISVHTIIAFSSMIFIIGVTHFGIDFLKLLLKSRLISQKRKALIYSFDQVLHIMTIAIVLTVFDILPDSLIFWAEGLYLLLFEGLSLSDFEKLLAMVILVLINTFGISYLLSILLKNLTPPSSTTDMKVEEKEVEENNSTSSMKTTTRITIEYQQEHKNLGRYIGILERILIMIFVVNESLTGIALLVAIKSITRFKQFDDKRFAEYYLVGTLLSIVSAVCIGYIGLRII; from the coding sequence ATGGCTTATTTCTTATTGTTATGCCTGGGGCATTTCACCGCAGATTTTTTGTTAGAGCCAGATTGGATGAACACCGGGAAAAATTTGAAGGCAACACGAATAAGAGCATTGTTGTTACACGTCGGAATCCACCTGACAACGTATGTGATTCTTGTTGTCCCCTGGCTTTTATGGCAGAAAGAAATCAGCGTTCATACAATAATTGCTTTTAGTAGTATGATTTTTATCATTGGTGTCACCCATTTTGGCATCGATTTCCTGAAGCTGCTTCTTAAAAGCAGATTGATATCACAAAAAAGAAAAGCATTGATATATAGTTTCGATCAGGTTTTACACATAATGACAATTGCTATTGTTCTTACTGTGTTCGATATCCTACCAGATTCATTAATTTTTTGGGCGGAAGGTCTCTATTTGTTATTGTTTGAAGGTTTATCCCTATCAGACTTTGAAAAACTTTTAGCCATGGTGATACTGGTTCTCATCAACACATTTGGCATTTCCTATCTTTTATCCATTCTTCTCAAAAATCTCACGCCACCTTCATCTACAACGGATATGAAGGTAGAGGAAAAGGAAGTAGAAGAGAATAATAGTACATCAAGTATGAAGACAACCACACGTATCACGATTGAATATCAACAAGAGCATAAGAACCTGGGAAGATATATTGGTATTCTCGAACGAATATTAATCATGATTTTTGTAGTCAACGAATCTTTAACCGGTATTGCACTACTTGTTGCTATTAAATCAATTACAAGATTTAAGCAATTTGATGATAAGCGATTTGCCGAATATTATTTAGTAGGCACGTTGCTGAGTATCGTATCAGCAGTTTGTATTGGTTATATTGGGCTGAGGATTATTTGA